A portion of the Micromonospora vinacea genome contains these proteins:
- a CDS encoding RNA polymerase sigma factor has translation MAKESDTEELARRAAAGDSAALDALLAAIGPRVLEQCGRFLPCRQDAEEAAQDALLQVARHIQRFEGRSLFSTWLYTVVANCARQTYRSLRRRAAERPSALLPVEVADPRTTSVIAGSRLDLLDALDRLEAHRPELATALVLRDLCQLDYQEIAGQLGIPMGTLKSRIHHARRYVRETLLGS, from the coding sequence GTGGCGAAGGAATCTGACACCGAGGAACTGGCGAGGCGGGCTGCGGCAGGCGACAGCGCCGCACTCGATGCGCTGCTGGCCGCGATCGGTCCGCGGGTGCTGGAGCAGTGCGGGCGGTTCCTGCCCTGCCGGCAGGACGCGGAGGAGGCGGCACAGGACGCGTTGTTGCAGGTGGCCCGGCACATCCAACGGTTCGAGGGCCGGTCGCTGTTCTCCACCTGGTTGTACACAGTGGTCGCCAACTGCGCCCGCCAGACGTACCGGTCACTGCGGAGACGAGCGGCCGAGCGGCCCAGCGCGCTGCTGCCCGTCGAGGTGGCCGATCCCCGCACGACGAGCGTCATCGCCGGTTCCCGCCTCGACCTCCTGGACGCGCTGGACCGGTTGGAGGCGCACCGGCCGGAGCTGGCGACGGCCCTCGTGCTCCGCGACCTGTGTCAGCTCGACTATCAGGAGATCGCCGGGCAACTGGGCATCCCGATGGGCACGCTGAAGTCGCGGATCCATCATGCCCGCCGGTACGTCCGGGAGACGTTGCTCGGCAGCTGA
- a CDS encoding serine/threonine-protein kinase, which translates to MSIPPQVGRYRIAHPVGAGAFATVWLAYDDELRSPVAVKVLADNWSQRADIRGRFRQEARFMRQVDSDHLVRVLDIGELPDGRPYLVMTYAAGGTLADRLTGGPIPVRAALRIAADIARAVAVLHDSGVLHRDLKPSNVLFDPTPAGDRVLVADLGLAKTLAHASGFTVVAGTPAYMAPEQLVPGRGIDVRADVYAIGALTQHMLTGVPPGQPVAAARAPAAVERVVRRALHRDPDRRWPTAAAYASALEGLLAGRQLTARPPPRRRLRRFLAAVGAVAATLVMAGSATAATAPHGWIRVGDTTGAVSVAVPGGWARQLRDGGWDPTVIGLAEGRGPGLLVGTDLTVWSDVDSATPGVFVGVSRALRGAEQPALPDHSGCTPAAARAVTVATFSGTVRHWARCGGAQTSFSEVTLVAAAATFAVYVQVKQTDGLDRTDEILGTLRVDASMVAQR; encoded by the coding sequence GTGTCCATCCCGCCACAGGTTGGCCGGTACCGCATCGCGCACCCCGTCGGCGCCGGTGCGTTCGCCACCGTGTGGCTGGCGTACGACGACGAGCTGCGCTCGCCGGTGGCGGTGAAGGTGCTCGCCGACAACTGGTCGCAGCGGGCCGACATCCGGGGACGCTTCCGCCAGGAGGCCCGCTTCATGCGGCAGGTCGACTCCGATCACCTGGTCCGGGTGTTGGACATCGGCGAGCTGCCCGACGGCCGGCCGTACCTGGTGATGACGTACGCCGCTGGCGGCACGCTCGCCGACCGGCTGACCGGCGGGCCGATACCGGTGCGCGCGGCGTTGCGGATCGCCGCCGACATCGCCAGGGCGGTGGCCGTCCTGCACGACAGCGGCGTGCTGCACCGCGACCTCAAGCCCTCCAACGTGCTGTTCGACCCCACCCCGGCCGGTGACCGGGTGTTGGTCGCCGACCTGGGGCTGGCCAAGACACTCGCGCACGCGTCCGGGTTCACAGTGGTCGCCGGCACGCCCGCCTACATGGCGCCCGAGCAACTCGTCCCCGGCAGAGGGATCGACGTGCGCGCCGACGTGTATGCGATCGGCGCGCTGACGCAACACATGTTGACCGGCGTACCGCCGGGGCAGCCGGTGGCGGCAGCCCGCGCACCCGCCGCCGTCGAGCGGGTCGTCCGCCGGGCGCTGCACCGCGATCCGGACCGCCGCTGGCCCACGGCGGCCGCGTACGCCTCCGCGTTGGAGGGTCTGCTCGCCGGCCGGCAGCTCACGGCCCGCCCGCCGCCACGGCGGCGGCTCCGCCGGTTCCTGGCCGCCGTCGGCGCCGTGGCCGCGACGCTGGTCATGGCCGGATCCGCCACCGCCGCCACCGCGCCGCACGGCTGGATCCGGGTGGGTGACACGACCGGCGCTGTCTCGGTGGCCGTTCCCGGCGGCTGGGCGCGGCAGCTGCGCGACGGTGGCTGGGACCCGACGGTGATCGGCCTCGCCGAGGGGCGTGGCCCCGGCCTGCTCGTCGGGACGGACCTCACAGTGTGGTCCGATGTCGACAGCGCGACACCGGGAGTCTTCGTGGGTGTGAGCCGTGCGCTGCGCGGAGCGGAGCAGCCGGCACTGCCCGATCACAGTGGATGCACGCCCGCCGCCGCTCGGGCGGTCACCGTCGCCACTTTCAGTGGGACCGTCCGGCACTGGGCGCGATGCGGTGGCGCGCAGACGTCCTTCAGCGAGGTCACCCTGGTCGCCGCCGCCGCCACCTTCGCGGTGTACGTCCAGGTCAAGCAGACCGACGGCCTCGACCGCACCGACGAGATCCTCGGCACGCTGCGGGTGGACGCTTCGATGGTCGCGCAACGCTAG
- a CDS encoding SAM-dependent methyltransferase — protein MAGPDPELAAKLQPDVPHAARIWNYWMGGKDNFQSDRAAGDAVAEVYPEIVLMAQQSRVFLVRAVRYLAAEAGIRQFLDIGTGLPTMQNTHAVAQGVAPDSRIVYVDNDPMVLVHARALLASTTSEGVTTYVPADYHDPEKILAEAAQTLDFDQPIAVMYMGVMGYEPDLDVVRSIVGRTMDAVPSGSHLVLWDGTNTSPAVVSGAERLAQSGGVPYILRSPEELESCFDGLTMVEPGLVPIPLWRAEDPDTVGIDAYGAVARKP, from the coding sequence ATGGCCGGCCCGGACCCCGAACTCGCCGCGAAGCTTCAGCCCGACGTGCCGCACGCGGCACGGATCTGGAACTACTGGATGGGTGGCAAGGACAACTTCCAGTCCGACCGGGCGGCCGGCGACGCTGTTGCCGAGGTCTACCCGGAGATCGTCCTCATGGCGCAGCAGTCGCGCGTGTTCCTGGTGCGGGCCGTGCGTTACCTCGCGGCCGAGGCGGGCATCCGGCAGTTCCTGGACATCGGCACCGGCCTGCCCACCATGCAGAACACGCACGCGGTCGCCCAGGGTGTGGCGCCCGACTCGCGGATCGTCTACGTGGACAACGACCCGATGGTGCTGGTGCACGCGCGGGCACTGCTGGCCAGCACCACGTCGGAGGGTGTCACCACCTACGTCCCGGCCGACTACCACGACCCGGAGAAGATCCTCGCCGAGGCGGCGCAGACGCTCGACTTCGACCAGCCCATCGCCGTGATGTACATGGGCGTGATGGGCTACGAGCCCGACCTGGACGTGGTGCGCTCGATCGTCGGGCGCACCATGGACGCGGTGCCGTCCGGCTCACACCTGGTGCTCTGGGACGGCACCAACACCAGCCCGGCGGTGGTTTCCGGCGCCGAGCGGCTGGCGCAGAGCGGCGGAGTTCCGTACATCCTGCGCAGCCCGGAGGAGCTCGAGAGCTGCTTCGACGGGCTGACGATGGTGGAGCCGGGCCTGGTGCCGATCCCGCTGTGGCGAGCGGAGGATCCCGACACCGTCGGGATCGACGCCTACGGCGCGGTGGCCCGCAAGCCCTGA
- a CDS encoding cellulose binding domain-containing protein — protein sequence MLRMFLAVTAMALATWTGTTTTAEATATPTPTPSATPTPACPPALPITANVTGATTTSLTISYFIFFRPPCGYDPPMTVSLFTSREDAQQWRAAVAEGVSGPERNGAVTIDRLTPDTEYWYRFTDVDGRRDPYVIASARTASPTSCRATATIDTHWGGGFVATVTVRNTGTLPLDRWRVSWRWSGDERIQAAWGGVAETAGADATVRNASYNGTLALDGATTFGLLVSTSAVPDGLTLTCAR from the coding sequence ATGCTTCGCATGTTCCTCGCCGTCACGGCCATGGCGCTGGCCACCTGGACCGGGACGACCACCACCGCCGAAGCGACAGCCACGCCGACGCCAACGCCGTCGGCGACACCGACGCCGGCCTGCCCACCGGCATTGCCGATCACTGCGAACGTGACCGGAGCTACCACCACGAGCCTGACCATCTCGTACTTCATCTTCTTCCGCCCACCCTGCGGCTACGACCCGCCGATGACAGTCAGCCTCTTCACCAGCCGCGAGGACGCCCAGCAGTGGCGGGCCGCTGTCGCCGAGGGCGTCTCCGGGCCGGAGCGCAACGGCGCGGTGACCATCGACCGGCTGACTCCTGACACGGAGTACTGGTACCGGTTCACCGACGTCGACGGCCGACGGGACCCGTACGTGATCGCCTCGGCCCGCACCGCCTCACCGACCTCGTGCCGCGCGACGGCCACGATCGACACCCACTGGGGCGGCGGCTTCGTGGCGACGGTCACGGTCCGCAACACCGGGACGCTGCCGCTGGACCGGTGGCGCGTCTCCTGGCGGTGGTCCGGTGACGAGCGGATCCAGGCGGCCTGGGGTGGGGTGGCCGAGACGGCCGGCGCCGACGCCACAGTGCGCAACGCCTCCTACAACGGGACGCTGGCGCTGGACGGAGCGACGACGTTCGGTCTGCTCGTGTCGACCAGCGCGGTGCCCGACGGCCTGACCCTGACCTGCGCGCGGTGA
- a CDS encoding winged helix DNA-binding domain-containing protein has product MTILDTRALNRATLARQLLLDRADLPALDAVAHLGGLQAQEPQEPFIGLWSRLRAFDPTVLSTLLTERHVVRTHLMRRTVHLLVADDAVAWRPRHDAMLRQRVLGVYRSELDGVDLDDLAAAARAVVSDGEPRSMPEIGRALGERWPTAGVQALGEMAIALLPMTQLPPRGVWRAKGGVRYALVSAWLDREIAPPTAEGADQVGQLLVRRYLAAFGPAATADLRAWCGLAGLPAVVTAMRDELVTFRDERGRKLIDLPDAPRPDPDTPAPVRFLPAFDNAILGYDDRTRIIDDAHRGLSVAGERVVLVDGRVAATWSVESGTVTVNPLRGFSRADRAAVTEQGQALAAFLSDDESDRVRVGSSPR; this is encoded by the coding sequence ATGACCATTCTCGACACCCGGGCGCTCAACCGCGCGACGCTCGCCCGGCAGTTGCTGCTGGACCGCGCCGACCTGCCGGCGCTCGACGCCGTCGCCCACCTCGGTGGCCTCCAGGCCCAGGAGCCGCAGGAGCCCTTCATCGGGCTGTGGTCGCGGCTGCGCGCGTTCGACCCGACGGTGCTCTCGACCCTGCTGACCGAACGGCACGTGGTGCGTACCCACCTCATGCGCCGCACCGTCCACCTGCTCGTCGCCGACGACGCCGTGGCCTGGCGTCCGCGTCACGACGCCATGCTGCGCCAACGTGTGCTCGGGGTCTACCGGAGCGAGCTCGACGGGGTTGACCTCGACGACCTCGCCGCTGCCGCACGGGCCGTGGTGTCCGACGGTGAGCCCCGCTCGATGCCCGAGATCGGGCGGGCGCTCGGCGAGCGCTGGCCGACGGCGGGGGTGCAGGCGCTGGGCGAGATGGCGATCGCGCTGCTCCCGATGACACAGCTGCCGCCGCGCGGGGTGTGGCGGGCGAAGGGGGGCGTGCGCTACGCCCTGGTCTCCGCCTGGCTCGACCGGGAAATCGCCCCCCCGACCGCAGAAGGCGCCGACCAGGTCGGCCAGCTGCTCGTGCGCCGCTACCTGGCCGCGTTCGGCCCGGCGGCCACGGCCGACCTGCGGGCCTGGTGCGGCCTCGCCGGGCTGCCGGCAGTGGTGACCGCGATGCGGGACGAGTTGGTGACCTTCCGCGACGAACGTGGTCGGAAGCTGATCGACCTCCCCGACGCGCCGCGCCCCGACCCGGACACCCCCGCCCCGGTGCGGTTCCTGCCGGCGTTCGACAACGCGATCCTCGGCTACGACGACCGCACCCGGATCATCGACGACGCCCACCGTGGCCTGTCGGTGGCCGGCGAACGCGTGGTGCTCGTCGACGGCCGGGTCGCGGCGACCTGGAGCGTCGAGTCGGGCACGGTGACCGTCAACCCACTACGCGGCTTCTCCCGAGCGGACCGGGCCGCCGTCACCGAGCAGGGGCAGGCGCTGGCGGCCTTTCTCTCCGACGACGAGAGCGACCGGGTACGGGTCGGTTCGTCTCCCCGGTGA
- a CDS encoding phosphodiester glycosidase family protein — MRSPHLVRPRLALLLAAGLTTLVTPAGVAHAATATVPATATPITITSTEQLAPGVTYGSFQVTTPRGVTVGYLLTADLKKNKVSLDLLHPDAVAQRTVVSAMTNEQGAVAGVNGDFFNNSETHAGVTPTYSSSGPEIADGEELKFAVPTAQRFGPGLAPGTSTRDVFGVGVNGKARVDTLSLDGEVRSAKGTVALGGLNQYALPVDGVGLFTADWGTASRVRSTCGTDTSRSDPCSTHTYEVTVRDGVVTAVGPTPGAGAIPADTQVLVGREGGADALDDLAVGDRVQVREKLVSVGKPKLTFAVGGAPILRDGAPLAGLDTKTAAVRSAAGVSPDGRTVYLVALAGRAPASAGFTIAELADLMRSLGADAAVNLDGGGSSTVAVREPGQAAATARNSPSDGTERMVANGIGIFVGRH; from the coding sequence ATGAGGTCACCACACCTCGTACGCCCACGTCTGGCGCTGCTGCTCGCGGCGGGGCTGACCACGCTCGTGACGCCGGCCGGCGTCGCCCACGCCGCGACCGCCACGGTACCCGCGACGGCCACCCCGATCACCATCACCTCGACCGAGCAGCTCGCCCCGGGCGTCACATACGGCTCGTTCCAGGTGACCACGCCCCGAGGCGTCACAGTCGGTTACCTGCTCACCGCCGACCTGAAGAAGAACAAGGTCTCCCTGGACCTGCTGCACCCCGACGCGGTGGCGCAGCGCACTGTCGTCTCGGCGATGACGAACGAGCAGGGCGCCGTGGCCGGCGTCAACGGCGACTTCTTCAACAACAGTGAGACGCACGCGGGCGTGACCCCGACCTACTCGTCGTCCGGTCCGGAGATCGCCGACGGCGAGGAGTTGAAGTTCGCGGTGCCGACCGCCCAGCGTTTCGGCCCCGGCCTGGCCCCGGGCACCTCGACCCGGGACGTGTTCGGCGTCGGCGTGAACGGCAAGGCGCGCGTGGACACCCTGAGCTTGGACGGCGAGGTGCGCAGCGCGAAGGGCACCGTCGCGCTGGGCGGCCTGAACCAGTACGCGCTCCCGGTCGACGGCGTCGGCCTGTTCACCGCCGACTGGGGGACCGCCTCCCGGGTCCGGTCCACCTGCGGCACCGACACCAGCCGCAGCGACCCGTGCAGCACCCACACCTACGAGGTGACCGTACGCGACGGCGTGGTGACTGCGGTTGGCCCGACGCCCGGTGCGGGCGCGATCCCGGCCGACACCCAGGTGCTGGTCGGCCGGGAGGGCGGCGCGGACGCGCTCGACGACCTCGCCGTCGGCGACCGGGTGCAGGTGCGCGAGAAGCTCGTCTCCGTCGGCAAGCCGAAGCTGACCTTCGCGGTCGGTGGCGCGCCGATCCTGCGCGACGGTGCGCCGCTGGCAGGCCTGGACACCAAGACCGCCGCGGTACGCAGTGCGGCCGGTGTCAGCCCCGACGGTCGAACCGTGTACCTGGTCGCCCTGGCCGGCCGCGCCCCGGCCAGCGCCGGGTTCACGATCGCCGAACTGGCCGACCTGATGCGCTCACTCGGCGCGGACGCCGCAGTGAACCTGGACGGCGGTGGTTCGAGCACTGTCGCCGTCCGCGAGCCGGGCCAGGCCGCGGCCACCGCCCGCAACAGCCCATCCGACGGTACGGAGCGAATGGTCGCCAACGGCATCGGGATCTTCGTGGGCAGGCACTGA